One segment of Brassica napus cultivar Da-Ae chromosome C3, Da-Ae, whole genome shotgun sequence DNA contains the following:
- the LOC111203823 gene encoding uncharacterized protein LOC111203823 produces the protein MIQAEITTIQPPNASHGANQFLWRKSDGTFGPVFSSKVTWEYLRVPSPTVYWHMVVWFKEYIPRNSFMAWLALLRKMPTRDRLRRWGMDVPSVCELCSTSSETHHHLFFECEYSSTLWQAFASQIWTNPPNDLHSAASWILQLSRQSNANAIRLIKLIFQASIYLLWKERNARIFTTVSTPPRIIHHALDRLLRDRLISIKATPPPAQSPL, from the coding sequence ATGATTCAGGCTGAGATAACTACCATACAACCGCCAAATGCTTCTCATGGCGCAAATCAATTTCTTTGGCGTAAATCAGATGGGACTTTTGGACCGGTTTTCTCTTCTAAGGTCACGTGGGAGTACCTCCGTGTACCCTCTCCTACTGTCTATTGGCATATGGTGGTTTGGTTCAAAGAGTATATCCCTAGGAACTCATTTATGGCTTGGTTAGCTCTATTAAGGAAGATGCCAACAAGAGATAGGCTACGTCGTTGGGGTATGGACGTACCTTCAGTCTGTGAACTCTGTTCTACCAGCAGTGAAACACATcaccatctcttctttgagtgtgAATACTCTTCTACTCTATGGCAAGCTTTTGCGTCTCAAATCTGGACCAACCCGCCTAATGATTTGCATTCAGCAGCATCATGGATTCTCCAACTGTCTCGGCAGTCTAATGCCAATGCCATCCGCTTAATCAAGCTCATATTTCAGGCCTCTATCTACCTGTTATGGAAAGAGAGGAATGCTCGTATCTTCACAACGGTCTCTACTCCACCACGCATCATCCATCACGCCCTGGACCGGCTTCTTCGGGATCGCCTTATCTCTATCAAGGCTACTCCTCCACCTGCTCAATCACCCCTCTAA